GCTCCGTCGAAGACGAGATGCTCGTACACCTCGTCGGTCACCACCAGCAGATCCCGCTCGACCGCCAGTTCGGCGATCACGGCCAGTTCCTCCCGGCTCAGCACCGTCCCCGTCGGATTGTGCGGCGTGTTGATCAACAACAGCCGCGTGCGGTCGGTCACCGCGTCCCGCAGCTCGTCGAGGTCGAGGCGGAAGACGGGCCCGTCGGGCCCCTCGTGCGGCCGCAGCGTCACCGGCACCCGCTTCCCGCCCGCCATGGCGACACAGGCCGCGTAGGAGTCGTAGTACGGCTCCAGCGCGATCACCTCGTCCCCCGGCTCCACCAGCGCGAGCAGCGCCGCCGCGATCGCCTCGGTGGCCCCGGCGGTGACCAGGACCTCCGTGTCCGGGTCGTACGTCAGTGCGTACCGCCGTTGCTGGTGCGCGACGATCGCCGCGCGCAGCTCGGGGACGCCCGGACCCGGCGGGTACTGGTTCCCGCGTCCGTCGCGCAGCGCCCGCACCGCCGCCTCGCGGAGCTCCTCGGGGCCGTCGGTGTCGGGAAAGCCCTGGCCGAGGTTGAGGGACCCGGTGCTCAGTGCCAACGCCGACATCTCGGCGAAGATCGTCGTGCCGAACTCGGTGAGCCGCCGGTTGAGGAGGGGGCGCGCGCTGGAGGTCATGGCCGCCATCCTGGGCCCAAGCTCTGGAGTTCCTCAACTCCGCTTTGGGGCGCGCGGCGCGAGGGCATCTCCCGGGCACACATCGCCGGGGCGCCGACGGGGCCGCCCGGCTTCGGACGACCTCCAGGGGGATTTCCGGGGGTCGATGGGGGATTCGAAAGGAGGGGGACGCCATGGGTGCAGGCATCATCGGAGGCGGACTCCTGCTCGTACTCGTCTGGGTCCTGTTCGCCGCCGCCGGGCGCCGGAAGGCCGTCCGGCGAGGCATCCGGCAGAGCGGGCGGGCCCGCACCGCCGGGAAGCGGACCCGCACCGCCCGGTACGCGGCCGGCGGCAGCGGCGGCAGCTGGTGGGCGGGCGACTCGGGCGGCTCGTCGTCGGACGGCGGCGGTCATCACGGCGGTCACGGCGGCCACTCGTGCGGGGGAGGCCACTCCTGCGGGGGCGGCTCGTCGTGCGGTTCGTCCTGCGGGGGCGGCTGCGGCGGGGGCTGAGAACGGCCCGTCCGGAGAGGGCCGAGGGCGGCCCGTACGGCGGGGGAGGGGGCGCGCGGGGGCGCGCGCCGTACGTGAACAGTTGAGCTGTGCAGCCCTCGGGGGGATGGAAACGCCACGAAGTTGGGTAAAAACGCTGTGGCGGCCCCAGAGTTCATGATTCCCTCTAGATCACGAAGCAGCCCCC
The DNA window shown above is from Streptomyces sp. NBC_00670 and carries:
- a CDS encoding pyridoxal phosphate-dependent aminotransferase; translation: MAAMTSSARPLLNRRLTEFGTTIFAEMSALALSTGSLNLGQGFPDTDGPEELREAAVRALRDGRGNQYPPGPGVPELRAAIVAHQQRRYALTYDPDTEVLVTAGATEAIAAALLALVEPGDEVIALEPYYDSYAACVAMAGGKRVPVTLRPHEGPDGPVFRLDLDELRDAVTDRTRLLLINTPHNPTGTVLSREELAVIAELAVERDLLVVTDEVYEHLVFDGAEHVPPAGFPGMRERTVSIGSAGKSFSYTGWKVGWVTGAAPLVTAVRSAKQFLTYVASGPFQYAVAEGLALPESFFSGLREDLRKKRDLLADGLADAGFAVFRPAGTYFVTADIRPLGESDGFAFCRALPERVGVVAIPNAVFYDHREMGAPFVRFAFCKRVEVLEEAVRRLGALGKGA